The Halogranum gelatinilyticum genome contains a region encoding:
- a CDS encoding Trp biosynthesis-associated membrane protein has protein sequence MESDTVDKPDRLARLVAAATLALVALASFRTGRRLVGTVAAVGAVGVGYGAVATSTEASETTEPTEAGEPDESETTETSQPTADARAATAGETSCAACSEPIVVGQSRRPNAENRTVHEHCL, from the coding sequence ATGGAGTCTGATACTGTCGACAAGCCCGACCGACTCGCCCGCCTCGTCGCCGCTGCCACACTCGCGCTCGTCGCCCTCGCCTCGTTCCGGACGGGGCGGCGACTCGTCGGCACGGTCGCCGCCGTCGGTGCGGTCGGCGTCGGCTACGGTGCAGTGGCCACCTCAACAGAGGCGAGTGAAACGACTGAGCCGACCGAAGCAGGTGAGCCGGATGAGTCGGAGACGACAGAGACGAGCCAGCCGACGGCTGACGCCCGCGCGGCGACCGCCGGAGAGACGAGCTGTGCGGCCTGTAGTGAACCCATCGTCGTCGGGCAGTCCCGGCGTCCGAACGCCGAGAACCGCACCGTCCACGAGCACTGCCTGTAG
- a CDS encoding DoxX family protein, producing MTDTDGTLATLKGPLCYLMGLVYVVAGVAHFLAPTLFERIVPPQLPRPRELVYLSGIAEIVLGVGVWFRRTRRPSAWGLIALLLAVFPANVYMAVGEPGAGRLPKAVDDIPDVALWARLPLQAVLILWAWWYTQPAGDEIE from the coding sequence ATGACCGATACCGACGGCACACTCGCCACCCTCAAAGGCCCGCTGTGTTATCTGATGGGACTCGTCTACGTCGTCGCTGGCGTGGCGCACTTCCTTGCGCCGACGCTGTTCGAACGGATCGTCCCCCCGCAACTCCCGCGGCCACGCGAACTCGTCTATCTCTCCGGAATTGCCGAGATCGTCCTCGGTGTCGGCGTGTGGTTCCGGCGGACACGTCGGCCGTCCGCATGGGGACTGATCGCCCTGCTTCTGGCCGTCTTTCCGGCGAACGTCTACATGGCGGTCGGTGAACCCGGAGCGGGCAGGCTCCCGAAAGCGGTCGACGACATCCCCGACGTGGCACTGTGGGCGCGGCTCCCGCTGCAGGCGGTCTTGATCCTCTGGGCGTGGTGGTACACGCAGCCAGCGGGTGACGAAATAGAGTGA
- a CDS encoding potassium channel family protein, which produces MSQSSGLVGAAERGSLLRRLLRPLLAFGSVVVAGVAGFSLLGGVGVVDALFWLLDPTSIELHFQEHAGPARLVKAYAIVVLSGLVVAGLWTGETVFSAMFGGKLMEEVTRMQTKRQIDEQEDHVVVCGYGTFGKTIAARLRRTETPVVVIEHGDTQYQRATEDGLLAVQGDARREETLTEAGIDRAATVVGAIDDTNANVKIAVTASQLAPTLHVVVRAGDQMDEAVAKRVGADEVIVPEVVSAEQVCEGL; this is translated from the coding sequence ATGAGCCAGTCGAGTGGACTGGTCGGCGCGGCCGAACGCGGATCGTTGCTACGGCGGCTCTTGCGGCCGTTGCTCGCGTTCGGCAGCGTCGTCGTCGCTGGCGTCGCCGGGTTCAGCCTGCTCGGCGGCGTCGGCGTCGTCGACGCGTTGTTTTGGCTCCTCGATCCGACGAGTATCGAACTCCACTTTCAGGAGCACGCCGGGCCAGCACGGCTCGTCAAGGCCTACGCCATCGTGGTATTGTCCGGCCTCGTCGTCGCGGGACTCTGGACCGGCGAGACGGTGTTCTCGGCGATGTTCGGCGGAAAACTCATGGAAGAAGTCACTCGAATGCAGACGAAACGACAGATCGACGAACAGGAGGACCACGTGGTCGTCTGTGGCTACGGGACGTTCGGCAAGACGATCGCGGCACGGCTCCGACGGACCGAGACACCGGTGGTCGTCATCGAACACGGCGACACCCAGTACCAGCGGGCGACCGAGGACGGACTGCTCGCGGTCCAGGGCGACGCGCGACGCGAAGAGACGCTCACGGAAGCGGGTATCGACCGCGCGGCCACGGTCGTCGGAGCCATCGACGACACGAACGCGAACGTGAAAATCGCCGTCACCGCGAGCCAACTCGCACCGACGCTCCACGTCGTCGTCCGCGCGGGCGACCAGATGGACGAAGCGGTCGCCAAGCGTGTCGGTGCCGACGAGGTCATCGTTCCCGAAGTCGTCAGTGCTGAACAGGTCTGCGAGGGGCTGTAG
- a CDS encoding pyridoxamine 5'-phosphate oxidase family protein: MEADSFAGIQGIEMDTDEVDAFLRSQGFGVLSLARDGEAYGIPISFGYDGTQLYFVLLRPGARSKKEEFVRETDTASFLVYDVGDKHDWQSVVVTGRLEPVGDDDWPALRDAIEENAWFPSLFSETQPMQDILGWRLVVDEMTGQRSHDAP, translated from the coding sequence ATGGAAGCAGACAGCTTCGCGGGGATTCAGGGCATCGAGATGGATACCGACGAGGTCGACGCGTTCCTTCGGAGTCAGGGGTTCGGCGTGCTCTCGCTCGCCCGCGACGGGGAGGCCTACGGCATCCCCATCTCGTTCGGCTACGACGGCACGCAGCTCTACTTCGTCCTCCTCCGGCCGGGCGCACGCAGTAAGAAAGAGGAGTTCGTCCGCGAGACCGACACGGCCAGCTTCCTCGTCTACGACGTCGGCGACAAACACGACTGGCAGAGCGTCGTCGTCACCGGCCGTCTGGAACCCGTCGGCGACGACGACTGGCCCGCGCTCCGCGACGCCATCGAGGAGAACGCGTGGTTCCCGAGTCTCTTCTCGGAGACCCAGCCGATGCAGGACATCCTCGGCTGGCGGCTCGTCGTCGACGAGATGACGGGCCAACGGAGCCACGACGCGCCGTAG